TGGGCGATGTCGAGGAGCTTGAGGAGTTCCTCCTGCTTCAGCGCGGCGACGATGAGCAGGATGGCATCGGCCCCGGCGACGACGGCCTCATAAATTTGCGCTTCGTGGATGATGAAGTCTTTGCGCAGGCAGGGGATGTCCACCTGCTCGCGGATGAGGGAGAGGTATTCGAGGCGGCCCTGAAAGTACTTTTCATCTGTGAGGATGGAGAGCGCGGTGGCCCCGGCTTTTTCATAACCCCGGGCGATGGTGAGGGGATCAAACTCGGCGGAGATGGTCCCGGCGGAAGGGGAGGCGCGTTTGACCTCGGCGATCATGCCGAGGCGGGTGGGATCCAGGCGGAGGGCGTCTTCCAGGGAGCGAAAGTCATCGCGGAGGGTGGCGGCGGCGCGGAGCTTTTCCAGGCGCGGGAGCAGTCGTTCCACTTCAGTGCGCTTGTGCGCGATGATTTCATCCAGCTTGTTCATAAGGGGTGCGGAAGATGGGGGGAAACGGGCCGGGTGCAAGTTGCAGGTTGCAGGGGAGGACGGGTAAAAAGTTAGACAAACTGCTCTCAAGGTTGCGCCTGCGCCGGGCGCACCTACTTTCCGCCCATGAAGATTGCTTCAAAACCTTTTCGTGTTGGGATTGTCGGTGCCGGTCCTGCCGGGGCGACTCTGGCCTGTTTGCTGGCCAAAGAAGGCGTGGACGCTGTTTTCTTTGATGATGGCAGGCGCCCGGAGATGGTCGTGGGGGAATCACTGATTCCACGCCTGGTGACAGTTTTCCGCCGCCTGGGCATTGAGGATGAGGTGGCGAAGCTGGGCACCTACAAGCCGGGGGTGACCTGGATCTTTGATGAAAATGATGCACTGGAGCTGTCCTTCACCGCTATGCGCGGGGTGCTGCCCACCTATGCCTACAATGTGCACCGGCGGCCTTTTGACGACCTCATTCACCAGACGGCGGTGGATGCAGGCGCGCGTTTCATTCCCTGCAATGTGAAGCTGGAGGTGGGTGTGACGGAGCGCGGTGAAAAGGTGCCGCGCCTGAGCGCGGAGACCCTGGCTCTGGTGCCTGACTGGAATGGAAAACAGCCGGACCTGCTGGTGGATGCGAGCGGCCGCCGCCGCCTGTTTGCGAAGCTGCTGGGGATCAAGGCGGCCATCGGAGACCGCAAGGATGTCTCCCACTTTGCCCATTATGAAAACTGCACGATGCCTGTGCCATCTGGGCAGACGGTGATCACCCGCCTGAAGCACGGCTGGTCCTGGCGCATCCCGCTGCTGCATGCGCTGAGCATCGGCGTGGTTTTTGACAAGGATCACGCCAAGCTTTACGGCAGCACGCCGGAGGAGCAGCTTGAGGCGGTGATTGACCAGAACAAGCCACTGGCGGATGCCTGCCCGAACCGCAAGCGCATCACCCCGGTGACGACCTATGCGAATTACCAGCTTATTTCCGACCAGGGTCATGGCGACGGGTGGGTGTGCGTGGGAGATTCGTTTGGTTTTGTGGACCCGATGCTTTCCCCAGGTCTTGCGATGGCCATGACCTCTGCCGAAATGCTTGCCGATGCCATTTTGCAAAACCGGCCGGATGACTGGGAGCGGGCATTTGCGGCCTACCTGGACTGGTTTCGCGACATGCTGTGCGCCTGGCAGGAGCTGGTGGACATGTTTTATGGCGGGCACATATTTGCTCTGCAACGCACAGGCACCCGGATGCACCAGATGTTCCCGGGCAAGATCGGGATGATGATGCAGCGGCACTTTGAGAAAAA
This Prosthecobacter sp. SYSU 5D2 DNA region includes the following protein-coding sequences:
- the trpC gene encoding indole-3-glycerol phosphate synthase TrpC; protein product: MNKLDEIIAHKRTEVERLLPRLEKLRAAATLRDDFRSLEDALRLDPTRLGMIAEVKRASPSAGTISAEFDPLTIARGYEKAGATALSILTDEKYFQGRLEYLSLIREQVDIPCLRKDFIIHEAQIYEAVVAGADAILLIVAALKQEELLKLLDIAHTFQLDVLMEVHDLPELERALDTDVRILGINNRNLKSFTVDMATTEALAEEVPDDILLVSESGIKTPADAARLAEAGADALLVGETLMRSQNILLDLPALRAMKP
- a CDS encoding NAD(P)/FAD-dependent oxidoreductase, with the translated sequence MKIASKPFRVGIVGAGPAGATLACLLAKEGVDAVFFDDGRRPEMVVGESLIPRLVTVFRRLGIEDEVAKLGTYKPGVTWIFDENDALELSFTAMRGVLPTYAYNVHRRPFDDLIHQTAVDAGARFIPCNVKLEVGVTERGEKVPRLSAETLALVPDWNGKQPDLLVDASGRRRLFAKLLGIKAAIGDRKDVSHFAHYENCTMPVPSGQTVITRLKHGWSWRIPLLHALSIGVVFDKDHAKLYGSTPEEQLEAVIDQNKPLADACPNRKRITPVTTYANYQLISDQGHGDGWVCVGDSFGFVDPMLSPGLAMAMTSAEMLADAILQNRPDDWERAFAAYLDWFRDMLCAWQELVDMFYGGHIFALQRTGTRMHQMFPGKIGMMMQRHFEKNISGMAGGGLTNHPYSRRLLRFMSRYAIYGEEPADYAVV